A region of Gracilinanus agilis isolate LMUSP501 chromosome 3, AgileGrace, whole genome shotgun sequence DNA encodes the following proteins:
- the ATP13A3 gene encoding polyamine-transporting ATPase 13A3, with the protein MDKEEKKTINEGQEDEMEIYGYNLSRWKLLVVALGVICTGGFLLLLLYWMPEWRVKATCLRVALRDCEVVLLRTTDEFRIWFCAKVRFLSLENHSFSSPKTGINKMSNGHAAYFPEDLPEEDQRDWPHPREIRYFTHHSVRYFWNDSLQNFDVLKGLDEGVSCTSIYEKHSSGLGEKTHAYRKLMYGMNEIAVKVPSVLKLLVKEVLNPFYVFQLFSVVLWSTDEYYYYALAIVVMSVISIVSSLYTIRKQYIMLHDMVAAHSTVRVSVCRPGRETEEIFSTDLVPGDIMVIPLNGTVMPCDAVLISGTCIVNESMLTGESVPVTKTNLPNPSMDVKGKEDEMYSPEVHKRHTLFCGTTVIQTRFYTGELVKAVVVRTGFSTSKGQLVRSILYPKPTDFKLYRDAYMFLLCLVVVAGIGFVYTIINSILNKVPAGVIVIESLDIITITVPPALPAAMTAGIVYAQRRLKRIGIFCISPQRINICGQLNLVCFDKTGTLTEDGLDLWGIQRVENAHFQVPEEKACSESLVKSHFVTCMATCHSLTKIEGVLSGDPLDLKMFEAIGWILEEATEEETALHNRIMPTVVRPPKQLLPEPEPAVSQSMELFELSANYEIGIVRQFPFSSALQRMSVVARILGDKKMDAYMKGAPEVIAGLCKPETVPSDFEKVLEDYTRQGFRVIALAHRKLESKLTWHKIQSINRDAIESNMNFMGLIIMQNKLKQETPAVLEDLRKANIRTVMVTGDNMLTAISVARDCGMILPQDKVIIADGLPPKDGQVARINWHYADTLVTRYTNSPEIDSEEMPIKLAHDSFEDLQVAPYHFAMNGKSFSVILEHFQDLVPKLVLHGTVFARMAPDQKTQLVEALQNVDYYVGMCGDGANDCGALKRAHGGISLSELEASVASPFTSRTPSIACVPNLIREGRAALITSFCVFKFMALYSIIQYCSVTLLYSILSNLGDLQFLFIDLAIILVVVFTMSLNPAWKELVAQRPPSGLISGALLFSVLSQIIISISFQCFGFFWVRQQWWYEIWTPHSNACNLSRSFSSNSSPSGNETEPDVHNIKNYENTTVFFISSFQYLIVAIAFSKGKPFRQPCYKNWFFVVSVMALYVFMLFIMLYPVAYIDQVLEIVCVPYQWRISLLVIILVNALVSLLAESFLLDTVLWKVVFNRDKPGDGRLAAARPPQESVDRWGKCCLSSVLNCHKKLPKAKYMHLAQELLVDPEWPPKPSTTTEAKALAKENGSCQVITIT; encoded by the exons ATggacaaggaagaaaagaagacgATTAACGAAGGTCAAGAGGATGAAATG GAGATTTATGGCTACAATCTGAGTCGTTGGAAGCTGCTCGTAGTTGCTCTTGGGGTGATCTGTACTGGtggcttcctcctcctcctcctttactGGATGCCCGAATGGCGAGTGAAAGCCACCTGCCTCCGAGTGGCCCTCAGAGACTGCGAAGTGGTGCTGCTAAGGACGACG gATGAATTCAGGATATGGTTTTGTGCAAAAGTTCGCTTTCTTTCTCTAGAAAACCACTCATTTTCAAGCCCTAAAACAGGAATTAATAAAATGTCCAATGGCCACGCGGCTTATTTCCCTGAGGACCTGCCTGAAGAGGACCAGCGGGACTGGCCCCATCCCCGAGAG ATCCGCTATTTCACGCACCACAGCGTGAGGTACTTCTGGAATGACTCCCTCCAGAATTTCGATGTGTTAAA GGGTCTGGATGAAGGTGTTTCTTGTACTTCCATTTATGAAAAGCATAGCTCTGGGCTGGGGGAGAAAACACATGCCTACAG AAAACTGATGTACGGAATGAATGAGATCGCTGTCAAAGTGCCTTCTGTCCTTAAACTTCTGGTTAAGGAG GTCCTCAACCCCTTCTACGTGTTCCAGCTGTTCAGCGTGGTCCTGTGGAGCACCGACGAGTACTACTACTACGCCCTGGCCATCGTCGTCATGTCCGTGATCTCCATCGTGAGCTCCTTGTACACCATCAGGAAG CAATACATCATGCTCCACGACATGGTGGCCGCCCACAGCACGGTGAGGGTTTCTGTCTGCAGACCTGGCAGAG AAACAGAAGAGATCTTTTCCACAGACCTCGTCCCCGGAGATATCATGGTCATCCCCCTGAACGGGACGGTCATGCCGTGCGACGCCGTCCTCATCAGTGGCACCTGCATTGTGAACGAGAGCATGCTGACAG GTGAAAGCGTCCCTGTAACGAAGACCAATTTGCCAAACCCTTCCATGGacgtgaaaggaaaggaagacgAGATGTACAGCCCAGAAGTCCACAAGCGGCACACCTTGTTTTGTGGCACCACCGTCATCCAGACACGCTTCTACACGGGCGAACTCGTGAAGGCCGTCGTGGTCAGGACAG GCTTCAGTACTTCCAAGGGACAGCTCGTGCGCTCCATACTGTATCCCAAGCCGACGGACTTTAAACTCTACCGAGACGCCTACATGTTTCTCCTCTGTCTCGTGGTGGTGGCTGGCATTGGCTTCGTCTACACCATCATCAATAGCATCCTGAACAAG GTCCCGGCTGGCGTCATCGTCATCGAGTCTCTGGATATCATCACCATCACGGTGCCTCCCGCACTCCCGGCTGCCATGACTGCCGGCATCGTGTACGCGCAGAGGAGACTGAAGAGAATCGGCATCTTCTGCATCAGCCCCCAGAGGATAAACATCTGCGGTCAGCTCAATCTGGTTTGTTTCGACAAG accgGGACTCTTACTGAAGATGGTTTGGACCTTTGGGGTATCCAGAGAGTGGAAAATGCACA TTTCCAGGTGCCTGAGGAGAAAGCTTGCAGCGAGAGCCTGGTCAAATCTCATTTTGTCACCTGTATGGCCACTTGccattcacttacaaaaattgaAGGGGTGCTTTCTGGGGATCCGCTTGACTTAAAGATGTTTGAAGCAATTGGCTGG atTCTTGAAGAAGCCACTGAGGAAGAGACGGCCCTTCACAACCGAATAATGCCCACCGTCGTTCGTCCTCCCAAACAGCTTCTCCCCGAGCCTGAGCCTGCTGTGAGCCAGTCAATG gaGCTTTTCGAGCTTTCT GCCAACTATGAGATAGGAATCGTTCGGCAGTTTCCATTTTCCTCTGCCTTGCAACGAATGAGCGTGGTGGCCCGAATCCTGGGGGACAAAAAGATGGACGCGTACATGAAAGGGGCCCCAGAAGTCATCGCCGGCCTTTGTAAGCCGGAGACAG TCCCCAGCGACTTCGAAAAAGTCTTGGAAGATTACACCAGACAGGGCTTCCGGGTGATCGCGCTCGCACACAGAAAGCTGGAATCCAAGCTGACCTGGCACAAAATCCAGAGCATCAATAG AGATGCCATCGAAAGCAACATGAATTTTATGGGATTAATTATAATGCAGAACAAACTCAAACAAGAAACCCCTGCCGTACTTGAAGATTTGCGTAAAGCCAACATTCGTACCGTCATGGTCACAG GAGACAATATGTTAACCGCCATCTCCGTGGCCAGAGACTGTGGAATGATTCTACCTCAGGACAAAGTGATTATTGCGGACGGACTACCTCCCAAGGACGGACAGGTGGCCAGAATCAATTGGCATTACGCAGACACCCTCGTGACGAGATACACAAATTCTCCAGAGATCGACTCCGAG GAAATGCCGATCAAGTTGGCCCACGACAGCTTCGAGGACCTCCAGGTGGCCCCGTATCACTTTGCCATGAATGGAAAGTCATTTTCTGTGATCCTGGAGCACTTTCAGGACCTCGTGCCCAAG CTGGTGTTGCACGGCACCGTGTTTGCTCGCATGGCCCCCGATCAGAAGACCCAGCTGGTGGAGGCGCTCCAGAATGTGGA CTACTACGTGGGGATGTGCGGGGACGGCGCTAACGATTGTGGG GCCTTGAAGAGGGCCCATGGAGGCATCTCCCTGTCTGAGCTCGAGGCTTCCGTGGCGTCCCCCTTCACCTCCAGGACCCCCAGTATTGCCTGTGTGCCAAACCTCATAAG GGAAGGCCGGGCGGCTCTCATCACGTCCTTCTGTGTGTTTAAGTTCATGGCCTTGTACAGCATCATCCAGTACTGCAGCGTCACCCTGCTCTACTCG ATCCTGAGTAATTTGGGAGACCTGCAGTTCCTCTTCATTGATCTGGCCATCATCCTGGTCGTGGTGTTTACAA tGAGCTTAAATCCTGCCTGGAAGGAGCTCGTCGCCCAGAGACCCCCGTCAGGCCTCATCTCCGGGGCTCTGCTCTTCTCCGTTCTGTCCCAGATCATCATTTCCATCAGCTTCCAGTGTTTCGGCTTTTTTTGGGTTCGACAGCAGTGGTGGTATGAAATCTGGACGCCCCATTCCAA CGCCTGCAACCTGTCCAGAAGCTTCTCCTCCAACTCCTCCCCCTCCGGCAACGAGACGGAGCCCGACGTGCACAACATCAAGAACTACGAGAACACCACCGTGTTTTTTATCTCCAGCTTTCAGTACCTCATCGTGGCCATCGCCTTCTCCAAAGGAAAGCCCTTTCGGCAGCCCTGCTACAAGAACT GGTTCTTCGTCGTGTCCGTGATGGCCCTCTACGTCTTCATGCTCTTCATCATGCTCTATCCTGTCGCCTACATTGACCAGGTCCTCGAG ATCGTGTGTGTGCCCTATCAGTGGCGGATCTCGCTGCTCGTCATCATTCTCGTCAATGCGCTCGTCTCGCTCTTGGCAGAG